In the genome of Caldisericum sp., the window TTTTTTAAAATCTCGGTGTTTTGTCCCAGACGATTTCTTTACTCTGATTTTTTAATCGCAAGAAGTAACTTCTTAATGTAAGCAAAATCCAGAGTTGGGCGTAAGTGAAGTACATAAGAAAAGCAAAAAGTGCATTTTTAAAACTTATTTCGTTATCTATTACTTCTGCTGCAATAATCTCTGAGGTGTAAATCCATAGGGTTTCAAACCAGAGAAGAAGTAGAGGTATTGTATAAGGTATTGTAAGCCTGTTCAAAAGACCCATAACAAACCAGACATCAGATGCGATAACAAATAATACAAATACATAGTATACAGAAACAAGTTGAAGATTGTTTAGGAAATTCCTTCCGCCGCGTAATTCTCTATCTCTAAATAGTTTTGAAATAAGATAAAGATTTCCTAAAAGCCAGCGCGTTCTCTGTTTCCAGAATGTGCTAAAAGTCTCAGGCTCTTGTTCCCATGTCCTTGAATCGTCAACAACAGGAATTTCATATCCCTTTGAGTATATTCTTGCGGTCAGTTCTGCATCTTCTGCAAGTGCATATACATCCCAACCATTAACTTCTTCGAGGACTTTTCTTCTTAGCACAAAATTTGTTCCGGTAAGAGTGCCAAATCTAAAAAGTTGCCATCTTCCACACTGCATAACAAGTTGAAATAGCATAAACTCAAGACCAATCATTCTTGTAAGATTGTTTTTATACATATTTTTGGTCTTGACATATCCTACTGCACCTGCGTATTTTGGATTTTCCTCCATAGCCTCAACAAGTAATTTTATGGAGTCCTTTTCTGGTTCATTATCTGCATCAAAAACAACAACAGCAGCGCCCTTGGATATTGTGAGTCCGTAATTTAAGACCCTTGACTTCCCTTTCGGGTTTCCTTCGGGGACTCTTATATGTTTGAAATTTTTGAACTTTCTTTCGAAGAAGTCCGCAATTTCCACCGTATTATCAGTTGAATTATCGTTGAGGATGTAAAAGGTAATTTCGCCTGGGTATTCAATCTTCGCCATAGCGTTAAGGGTGTCAAAAAGCACTTTTCCTTCGTTCTTACATGGTATTAAAACATCTACTGACGGGTAACGCTCAAGGGGCTTTTTGTTTTTCTTTCTTGTCCTGAAAATTAGTCCTGCGACAGATAAAACTGCATAATACAGAATGAGGATCCAGAACAATATAGATACAGCGATTACAAGTTTCGGTAAAGTCATATCTATCACACTCCTAAAAACTTTTGGAAGTCTTCGAATGTGCCATCAAATTCATCTATACTAATTTCAAATTGATTCAAAAATTCCTCAAGATTTACTCTGGAGACATCAAGCACTGCGTTTTTTATTCGTTCAAAAGCCTTGAGTGCCCCATTTTTATCCGTGTTCTGCAAAAGAATTGCAATAGTATCCTGACTTACAAGTCCTGCTGCGTCAAAATTACTCCTTATAGTTTTTGATATGCTTTTGCCTAAGATTTCGGTAAAACTATCGGCTATTTTTCCTTCATGTGGCTTGAGTTTGAATACAATCACACCAAGTTTTTCTTTCCTTCTCAGGGCTGAACTAATCAAAGTTCTTGCAAAGTCAAGAAACTCTTCTTTTGTGTAGATTTTCAGGTCTCCTACAAATTTTTCAAGTTCTCTTACTCTTCTTTTGAGTGCCTCATTTTCTTCAATAATTCTTTTAAAATAAATTGATTGAATCCATACAATAACAGATATCAAAATGAGTACAGTTTGGATTATGATGATATTCACCTGGTTTACATTTGCCTTGCCCCACACTGTAATTACAAAAAAGAATCCGATTGCAAGCGTTCCTGCAATGAGATATACAAAACTTCTTAAATGCTCCTCAAGATAGGTTAGTAACAGAAGTAGCAACACAAAAACAACAAAAAGTGGTTTTAGGTTAGTCGGCACATAGATAATAAAGCCGTACATAAAAATAAGCATCAGTAGTGGCAAAATGCCAAAATTGAGATAAACTAAAAATTTCTTCATACTTTTCCCTCCTTTAAATTTCCTAAGTTTTACTTAGAAAATACATTATACTCCAAAATTGATTTTTTCAAAATAGAGTTTGTGAGGAATTTTTGAAGTTTTTCTTTTTTCGGAATTCTATATAATTTGTAAAGAGAAACTTAAGGATGGGTGAAACTGTGAAAAAGATAGAGGAAGTTACAAAGGAAGTTTGCGAAAGTTTGATAAAGCCGAAAGAGAAGGATATCGAGGAAAAAGGGCTTTATATTGAGGAGACCCTCCATAAACTTGGCGAACTTGGATTTTTTTCTGTAAGTTTTCCAAAAGAGTTTGGGGGTGTTGGGCTTTCCTTTGAAGAAAGTGTTAAGGCATCAATTATCTTATCAACATACACAAGCACGATTTCTATGATTATTGGTGCGCACCAACTTGCAAGTTTATCTATCTTTCTTTTTGGAAGCGACTATTTAAAGCAAAAGTATCTTACGCAACTTAATAAGGGGAAGCTTATTGGTGCTTTTTCACTTACCGAACCTTATGCTGGCTCTGACCCTTCTTCAATTAAAACAACTGCTACACTTAAGGGAGATTATTATGTCCTTAACGGCACCAAGGCGTTTGTTACAAATGCAGGTTTAGCAGACATCTATGTGATTTTTGCAAAAACGAACCCTGAAAGTGGCGCAAGAGGTATTTCAGCATTTGTGGTTGAAGGAAAAAGCGAAGGTCTTGCGGTGGGGCACAAGGAAGAAAAAATGGCATTGCCATACCTTCCTAACGCAACAGTGACGCTAAAGGATGTTTTGGTGCCAAAGGAAAACCTTATAGGTCGTGCAAATCTTGGCTTTATAGTTGCTATGAAGACACTTGAACTTGGAAGAATTTTAACTGCGGCAGGCGCAGTGGGGCTTATGGAAAGAGCACTTAATGAATCGATAAGATACGCAAAGGAGCGTATTCAAGGAGGGCTTCCAATTGCAAACTATGAGATAATCCAAGCGTATCTTGCAGAAATGAAAACCCTTCTTGAGACTTCACGCGAAATTGTTCTAACTTCTGCAAGAAAAAAAGATTTGAATTCTCCTGATTTGGGACTTTACTCATCCATTGCAAAATACTATGCAACAAAGTCTGCAGTTGATGTAACACGCCTTGCAACGCAAATTTTCGGTGGTTATGGCTATGTAAAGGGATACACTGTCGAGAGGCTCTATCGCGAAGCAAAGATGTATGAGATTGTTGAAGGCACAAATGAAATTCAAAAACTAATAATTGCAAATCAAATATTAAAGGGGTGAAACTATGTACATTGTAATTTCTGGAAACATCGGTGCAGGTAAAACATCTTTAGCGCAAATCATTTCGGAGGACATGGGGTTTTCGGTTTATTTTGAAGACTTCCACTCGAACCTTTTCCTTAAGGACTACTATCAGGACATGAAAAGGTGGGCTTTTGCAACACAGATTAACTTCCTTGCGCTTCGTTACGAGCAGATTGTCCACCATATGCTTCTATCAAAAATTCCTGCTGTACTTGATAGGTCTATCTACGAGG includes:
- a CDS encoding glycosyltransferase family 2 protein; this translates as MTLPKLVIAVSILFWILILYYAVLSVAGLIFRTRKKNKKPLERYPSVDVLIPCKNEGKVLFDTLNAMAKIEYPGEITFYILNDNSTDNTVEIADFFERKFKNFKHIRVPEGNPKGKSRVLNYGLTISKGAAVVVFDADNEPEKDSIKLLVEAMEENPKYAGAVGYVKTKNMYKNNLTRMIGLEFMLFQLVMQCGRWQLFRFGTLTGTNFVLRRKVLEEVNGWDVYALAEDAELTARIYSKGYEIPVVDDSRTWEQEPETFSTFWKQRTRWLLGNLYLISKLFRDRELRGGRNFLNNLQLVSVYYVFVLFVIASDVWFVMGLLNRLTIPYTIPLLLLWFETLWIYTSEIIAAEVIDNEISFKNALFAFLMYFTYAQLWILLTLRSYFLRLKNQSKEIVWDKTPRF
- a CDS encoding acyl-CoA dehydrogenase family protein, coding for MKKIEEVTKEVCESLIKPKEKDIEEKGLYIEETLHKLGELGFFSVSFPKEFGGVGLSFEESVKASIILSTYTSTISMIIGAHQLASLSIFLFGSDYLKQKYLTQLNKGKLIGAFSLTEPYAGSDPSSIKTTATLKGDYYVLNGTKAFVTNAGLADIYVIFAKTNPESGARGISAFVVEGKSEGLAVGHKEEKMALPYLPNATVTLKDVLVPKENLIGRANLGFIVAMKTLELGRILTAAGAVGLMERALNESIRYAKERIQGGLPIANYEIIQAYLAEMKTLLETSREIVLTSARKKDLNSPDLGLYSSIAKYYATKSAVDVTRLATQIFGGYGYVKGYTVERLYREAKMYEIVEGTNEIQKLIIANQILKG